The following are from one region of the Cyanobium gracile PCC 6307 genome:
- a CDS encoding CsbD family protein — MNKLQFKGEWHELKGKLRQKFADLTDNDLDFAEGQEEELLGHLQKTLGKSQQEIAQLVNTP; from the coding sequence ATGAACAAGCTCCAGTTCAAAGGTGAATGGCATGAGTTGAAAGGAAAGCTCAGGCAGAAGTTCGCCGATCTCACCGATAACGACTTGGATTTCGCCGAGGGCCAGGAAGAGGAATTGCTTGGCCATCTGCAGAAGACGCTCGGCAAGAGCCAACAAGAGATTGCCCAGCTGGTTAACACCCCTTAG
- a CDS encoding glycoside hydrolase family protein has product MPYITARQDAGLSPSPAAADADSYVASGSRIAVTWVRPAPGTDLAIARLAGPYTCPGGTVPLPDGEQRYLNPARFLIPDEAWLPAAGGGALPPEVAQLNHHYEGCRLQAYPDPRTGGAPITIGWGSTFYQDGSPIRLGDVITQEQADALYEHNCRERFWKVLEATIPFWAEMGDRQRAALCSFAYNNGAHFHGDGYHDTLDRYLRERRWSAVPAALMLYRNPGETVEVGLGRRRRAEGLVWGGMEPAAACAQAEREIRTPADCEAWEQRLKQEAAGPAPAAKALTAPPAASAAPAPAPDRPADLPGLVGPRKTPRDFGFSGSDSHVVVNDVSETARAYDVEGRLLWEIPALARGQGREDQYRDTSTDTPPGVYRIAKKVYRDYEQDPSPTYSADRCSYGWYSFDLEDLEMQERRFGRAGIMVHGGGTACGWPGAWAPRQPLHATLGCVRLHNEDLRDRLLPLVEQGTVYVSVYQEA; this is encoded by the coding sequence ATGCCGTACATCACCGCCCGCCAGGATGCGGGGCTCAGCCCCAGCCCCGCCGCCGCCGATGCCGACTCCTACGTGGCGTCCGGCTCCCGCATTGCCGTGACCTGGGTGCGTCCCGCCCCCGGCACGGACCTGGCGATCGCCCGGTTGGCGGGGCCCTACACCTGCCCCGGCGGCACCGTGCCGCTGCCCGACGGCGAGCAGCGCTACCTCAATCCCGCCCGCTTCCTCATTCCCGACGAGGCCTGGTTGCCCGCAGCCGGCGGCGGGGCGCTGCCCCCGGAGGTGGCCCAGCTCAACCACCACTACGAGGGCTGCCGGCTCCAGGCCTACCCCGATCCCCGCACCGGCGGCGCGCCGATCACCATCGGCTGGGGCAGCACCTTCTACCAGGACGGTTCCCCGATCCGGCTGGGGGATGTGATCACCCAGGAGCAGGCTGACGCCCTCTACGAGCACAACTGCCGCGAGCGCTTCTGGAAGGTGCTCGAGGCCACGATCCCCTTCTGGGCGGAGATGGGGGATCGCCAGCGGGCCGCCCTCTGCAGCTTCGCCTACAACAACGGTGCCCATTTCCACGGGGATGGGTACCACGACACCCTGGATCGCTACCTGCGGGAGCGCCGCTGGTCGGCCGTTCCCGCGGCCCTGATGCTCTACCGCAATCCCGGCGAGACGGTGGAGGTGGGGCTGGGCCGCCGTCGCCGGGCCGAGGGGCTGGTGTGGGGCGGCATGGAGCCCGCCGCCGCCTGCGCCCAGGCGGAGCGGGAGATCCGCACCCCGGCCGACTGCGAAGCCTGGGAGCAGCGGCTGAAGCAGGAGGCCGCCGGCCCGGCCCCGGCGGCGAAGGCCCTCACGGCCCCGCCCGCCGCCTCCGCCGCGCCCGCGCCCGCCCCTGATCGTCCCGCCGACCTTCCCGGGCTGGTGGGCCCCAGGAAGACCCCCCGGGATTTCGGCTTCAGCGGATCCGACAGCCATGTGGTGGTCAATGACGTCAGCGAGACGGCCCGGGCCTACGACGTGGAGGGCCGGCTGCTCTGGGAGATCCCGGCGCTGGCGCGCGGTCAGGGCCGGGAGGACCAGTACCGGGACACCTCCACCGACACCCCGCCGGGGGTCTACCGCATCGCCAAGAAGGTCTACCGGGACTACGAGCAGGATCCCAGCCCCACCTACTCCGCCGACCGCTGCAGCTATGGCTGGTACAGCTTCGATCTGGAGGACCTGGAGATGCAGGAGCGGCGTTTCGGCCGGGCCGGGATCATGGTGCATGGCGGCGGCACCGCCTGCGGCTGGCCCGGGGCCTGGGCGCCGCGCCAGCCCCTGCACGCCACCCTGGGCTGTGTGCGGCTGCACAACGAGGATCTGCGCGACAGGCTGCTGCCGCTGGTGGAGCAGGGCACCGTCTACGTGTCGGTGTACCAGGAGGCCTGA
- a CDS encoding calcium/sodium antiporter, which translates to MATADLVFLGSGVLAAGVGGELFVRGAVGLAHWARLSPGIVGATVAAFATSSPELSVATMAALEGKPQIALGDALGSNVVNVALILGFTVAISGQRMPAESARRDLPVALAGPLLTGLLLLDGSLSRLDGALLLVVFLLWMTGVVLEVRRQRRVAEVLRGERRSWPAVLFCVVGLGLLLVAGRLVVLGARGLAQSFGIDAFLVGATLVAIGTSMPELATSLVATWRGHDEVGLGTILGSNIFNGLWVVGVAATITPIAVPVQEVQLVLGFGLAALFLLILPNGSVVLQRWRGWLLLILYGVYVLAIVRGRGLIG; encoded by the coding sequence ATGGCGACCGCTGACCTTGTGTTCCTCGGGTCCGGCGTCCTGGCTGCCGGTGTGGGCGGGGAGCTTTTCGTGCGTGGCGCCGTGGGCCTGGCCCACTGGGCACGCCTCTCACCCGGGATCGTCGGGGCCACGGTGGCGGCCTTCGCCACATCCAGCCCGGAGCTGTCGGTGGCGACCATGGCGGCGCTCGAAGGCAAGCCCCAGATCGCGCTGGGGGATGCCCTTGGAAGCAACGTGGTCAATGTGGCCCTGATCCTGGGTTTCACGGTGGCGATCTCAGGGCAGCGCATGCCTGCGGAGAGCGCCCGTCGCGATCTGCCGGTGGCCTTGGCTGGCCCGCTGCTGACAGGGCTGTTGCTTCTCGACGGCAGCCTCTCGCGGCTGGATGGTGCCCTGCTTCTGGTTGTCTTCCTTCTTTGGATGACGGGCGTGGTGCTGGAGGTGCGACGGCAACGCCGCGTCGCCGAGGTGCTTCGGGGGGAGCGGCGCAGCTGGCCTGCCGTCCTGTTCTGTGTCGTCGGCCTGGGGCTTCTGCTGGTGGCCGGGAGGCTGGTGGTGCTGGGGGCCCGGGGTCTTGCCCAGTCCTTCGGCATTGATGCCTTCCTTGTCGGAGCCACCCTTGTGGCGATCGGCACCTCGATGCCGGAGCTGGCCACGTCGTTGGTCGCGACCTGGCGAGGCCATGATGAGGTCGGCCTTGGCACGATCCTCGGCAGCAACATCTTCAACGGGCTCTGGGTGGTGGGCGTCGCCGCCACCATCACCCCGATCGCCGTGCCGGTCCAGGAGGTGCAGCTGGTCCTTGGCTTCGGCCTCGCGGCGCTGTTCCTGCTGATCCTCCCCAATGGCTCAGTCGTCCTGCAACGCTGGCGCGGCTGGCTGCTGCTGATCTTGTACGGCGTTTATGTCCTGGCGATCGTGCGTGGCCGGGGGCTAATCGGTTGA
- a CDS encoding DUF1328 domain-containing protein, with translation MLNYSITFFVIAIVAAVLGFTGIAGSAASIAQVLFLVFLVLAVVSFLTGRRGVT, from the coding sequence ATGCTGAACTACTCCATAACCTTTTTTGTCATTGCGATCGTCGCTGCCGTCCTGGGCTTCACAGGTATCGCTGGCTCAGCTGCGAGTATTGCACAGGTGCTGTTTCTTGTGTTCCTCGTGCTTGCCGTGGTCTCTTTCCTCACCGGCCGGCGTGGCGTGACATGA
- a CDS encoding 4a-hydroxytetrahydrobiopterin dehydratase yields the protein MTSDEINRFLGELPGWELVEGNHLHKVWTFQDFSSALHWVRHAGAICEEQGHHADFQLGWGYAAATTYTHDPEGLTRSDVVLAAKFDAISDGDDLA from the coding sequence TTGACCAGCGATGAAATCAACAGGTTCCTGGGCGAACTGCCTGGCTGGGAGCTGGTCGAAGGAAATCATCTGCACAAGGTCTGGACGTTCCAGGATTTCAGCTCCGCACTCCACTGGGTGCGCCATGCCGGAGCCATCTGTGAGGAGCAGGGGCACCATGCCGATTTCCAGCTGGGATGGGGATATGCGGCCGCCACCACTTACACCCACGATCCAGAAGGACTGACCCGCTCCGATGTGGTGCTGGCAGCGAAGTTCGATGCCATCAGTGACGGTGACGACCTCGCCTGA
- a CDS encoding ChaN family lipoprotein, with the protein MPGPAAAGACVPAGAWVEPSAAGPRTVAAGDLLDRLARRPVVLLGERHDSAAHHRWQLATLQALQARSPDLSLALEMVPRRLQPVLDRWVAGALKERAFLDALDWRAIWGYDADLYLPILRFARDRRLPLVALNVERRLVRRVRAEGLAAVPVSEREGVGRPAPASAAYRAQLHRLWQHHPFVPSSGQGLPGLEDPSFGRFVESQLLWDRAMAEAIADQRRRRPGAPVVALIGNGHLAGGHGVPHQLRALGLAEAAWLLPWEASLDCTALQPGLATAVYGVASPPPAGLRLGVYLETHGGRVEIQQVAPGSLAERSGLRVGDGIAAIDGQPVSSARQVIERVAAHPTGRPLGLILRRDGRLLTLQLALSGL; encoded by the coding sequence GTGCCTGGGCCTGCGGCCGCCGGCGCCTGTGTGCCCGCCGGCGCCTGGGTGGAGCCCAGCGCTGCCGGTCCCCGGACCGTGGCGGCGGGCGACCTGCTGGATCGCCTGGCCCGTCGTCCGGTGGTGCTGCTCGGGGAACGCCACGACAGCGCCGCCCACCACCGCTGGCAGCTGGCCACCCTCCAGGCGCTGCAGGCGCGCAGCCCCGACCTGAGCCTCGCTCTGGAGATGGTGCCGCGGCGGCTGCAGCCGGTGCTCGACCGCTGGGTGGCCGGGGCCCTGAAGGAGCGCGCCTTCCTCGACGCCCTCGACTGGCGGGCCATCTGGGGCTACGACGCCGATCTCTACCTGCCGATCCTGCGTTTCGCCCGCGACCGGCGGCTGCCGCTCGTGGCCCTGAACGTGGAGCGCCGGCTGGTGCGGCGGGTGCGGGCCGAGGGGTTGGCGGCGGTGCCCGTCAGCGAGCGGGAGGGGGTGGGGCGACCGGCCCCGGCCAGCGCGGCCTACCGGGCCCAGCTGCACCGGCTCTGGCAGCACCATCCCTTCGTCCCCAGCAGCGGCCAGGGGTTGCCGGGGCTGGAGGATCCCTCCTTCGGCCGCTTCGTGGAGAGCCAGTTGCTGTGGGACCGGGCCATGGCCGAGGCCATCGCCGACCAGCGCCGCCGGCGCCCCGGCGCCCCGGTGGTGGCCCTGATCGGTAACGGCCACCTGGCCGGGGGTCACGGCGTGCCCCATCAGCTGCGGGCCCTGGGCCTGGCGGAGGCGGCCTGGTTGCTGCCCTGGGAGGCCAGCCTCGACTGCACGGCGCTGCAGCCGGGCCTGGCGACGGCGGTGTACGGCGTCGCGTCCCCGCCGCCGGCAGGCCTGCGGCTGGGGGTGTATCTGGAAACCCACGGCGGCCGGGTGGAGATCCAGCAGGTGGCTCCCGGCTCGCTGGCGGAGCGCTCCGGGCTGCGGGTCGGCGATGGCATCGCAGCGATCGATGGCCAGCCCGTGAGCAGCGCCCGCCAGGTGATCGAGCGGGTGGCCGCGCACCCCACGGGTCGGCCCCTGGGCCTCATCCTGCGGCGGGATGGGCGGCTGCTGACGCTGCAGCTGGCCCTGTCGGGCCTCTGA
- a CDS encoding lmo0937 family membrane protein produces MIYTIIVVLAVLWLLGVVSSFTAGGLIHLLLVIALVLLVVNLLQGRTV; encoded by the coding sequence ATGATTTACACGATTATCGTTGTTCTCGCCGTTCTCTGGCTTCTGGGAGTGGTTAGTTCCTTTACAGCAGGCGGACTGATTCATCTGCTGTTAGTCATTGCTTTGGTTCTTCTGGTAGTGAATCTCCTGCAGGGACGAACGGTCTAA
- the sulP gene encoding sulfate permease, producing the protein MEPRQGLAVVLPGLARLLGYQRSWLRPDLLAGVTVAAYLVPQCMAYAEVAGLAPVAGLWAILPPLLLYALLGSSPQLSVGPESTTAVMTAAAVGPLVAGDPLIYAGFCSLLALLVGLVCCAGAWARLGFLADLLSRPILVGYLGGVALIMIGGQLGRVSGLKLQAASLPGQLLELLGRLGEIHRPTLLLALGVLVFLLLVQRRFPRAPGPLLAVLLAMAVVAAGHLEQRGVAVIGAIPAGLPVPALPPPVSGAQLRTLLTAAVGITLVGYSDNVLTARAFAARGGYRIDANQELLALGASNLGNGLMQGFPVSSSGSRTAIGDSLGSRSQLFSLVALAMVLAVLLWLRPVLALFPTAALGAIVIYAALRLIDIPEFLRLHRFRPSEFRLALITLVGVLATDLLTGVALAVGLSVIDLFARLVRPHDAVMGIVPRLAGLHDVRDWEGARTIPGLVLFRFDAPLCFANAEHFRQRVLATIAAESQPVAWFVLNAEAIVEIDITAADVLDELQRELTARGITFALVRVKQDLYSQLERAGLVEKIGPRLFFPTLPTAIAAFQARTTGAPVPSP; encoded by the coding sequence ATGGAGCCGCGCCAGGGCCTGGCCGTGGTGCTGCCGGGCCTGGCACGGTTGCTGGGCTACCAGCGCAGCTGGCTGCGGCCGGACCTGCTGGCGGGCGTGACCGTGGCGGCCTACCTGGTGCCCCAGTGCATGGCCTACGCCGAGGTGGCCGGTCTGGCGCCGGTGGCGGGGCTGTGGGCGATCCTGCCGCCCCTGCTGCTCTATGCCCTGCTGGGTTCGTCCCCCCAGCTGTCGGTGGGGCCGGAGTCCACCACCGCCGTGATGACGGCCGCGGCGGTCGGGCCGCTGGTGGCGGGGGATCCGCTCATCTACGCGGGCTTCTGCAGCCTGCTGGCCCTGCTGGTGGGGCTCGTCTGCTGCGCCGGCGCCTGGGCCCGGCTCGGTTTCCTGGCCGATCTGCTCTCCCGGCCGATCCTGGTGGGCTATCTGGGGGGCGTGGCCCTGATCATGATCGGCGGCCAGCTGGGGCGGGTCAGCGGCCTGAAGCTGCAGGCGGCCTCGCTCCCCGGCCAGCTGCTGGAGCTGCTGGGCCGGCTGGGGGAGATCCACCGGCCCACCCTGCTGCTGGCCCTGGGGGTGCTGGTGTTCCTGCTGCTGGTGCAGCGGCGCTTCCCCCGGGCCCCGGGGCCCCTGCTGGCGGTGCTGCTGGCGATGGCGGTGGTGGCAGCGGGCCACCTGGAGCAGCGGGGGGTGGCCGTGATCGGCGCCATCCCGGCCGGACTGCCGGTGCCGGCCCTGCCGCCGCCGGTGTCCGGCGCCCAGCTCAGAACCCTGCTCACGGCGGCGGTGGGCATCACCCTGGTGGGCTACTCCGACAACGTGCTCACGGCCCGGGCCTTCGCCGCCCGGGGCGGCTACCGCATCGATGCCAACCAGGAACTGTTGGCCCTCGGCGCCAGCAACCTTGGCAATGGGCTGATGCAGGGGTTTCCGGTGAGCAGCAGCGGCAGCCGCACCGCCATCGGCGATTCCCTCGGCAGCCGCTCCCAGCTGTTCTCCCTGGTGGCCCTGGCGATGGTGCTGGCGGTGTTGCTGTGGCTGCGGCCGGTGCTGGCCCTGTTCCCCACGGCGGCCCTGGGGGCGATCGTCATCTATGCCGCCCTGCGCCTGATCGACATCCCGGAGTTCCTGCGGCTGCACCGCTTCCGCCCCAGCGAATTCCGCCTCGCCCTGATCACCCTGGTGGGGGTGCTGGCCACCGACCTGCTCACCGGCGTGGCCCTGGCGGTGGGGTTGTCGGTGATCGATCTGTTCGCGCGCCTGGTGCGCCCCCACGACGCTGTGATGGGGATCGTGCCCCGGCTGGCGGGCCTGCATGACGTGCGCGACTGGGAGGGGGCGCGCACCATCCCGGGCCTGGTGCTGTTCCGCTTTGACGCGCCGCTGTGCTTCGCCAACGCCGAGCACTTCCGCCAACGGGTGCTGGCGACGATCGCCGCCGAGTCCCAGCCGGTGGCCTGGTTCGTGCTCAACGCCGAGGCGATCGTGGAGATCGACATCACGGCGGCCGACGTGCTCGACGAGCTGCAGCGGGAGCTGACCGCCCGGGGCATCACCTTCGCGCTGGTGCGGGTCAAGCAGGACCTCTATTCCCAGCTCGAACGGGCCGGCCTGGTGGAGAAGATCGGCCCTCGCCTGTTCTTCCCCACCCTGCCCACGGCGATCGCGGCCTTCCAGGCCCGGACGACCGGGGCGCCGGTGCCCAGCCCATGA
- a CDS encoding putative selenate ABC transporter substrate-binding protein, with protein MFLRIRTTATAALMGVSLALLPLLAPTAAPLPGLLAPAVAQQSQKVLRIGAIPDQKPEMLNRLYPLVANELSRQLGVKVVYVPVVDYAAAVTAFRTGGLDLVWFGSLTGVQARLQKPGALVIAQRDIDASFQSVFIANRSSGLKPISNVKGLAELKGKRFTFGSESSTSGRLMPQFYLNQAGVKLSDFAGGAPGFSSSHDATIALVQSGAYQAGAVSEEVWRSSLSEGKVNRAKVVPIWKTPGYPNYHWIAQPDLDKRFGKGFTAKMRTAILSWRPTNPRQKEVLALFGAQRFIPASAAAYSPIEKVGRQIGKIR; from the coding sequence ATGTTTCTCCGGATCCGCACCACCGCCACCGCCGCCCTGATGGGGGTGTCGCTGGCGCTGCTGCCCCTGCTGGCGCCCACCGCCGCCCCCCTGCCCGGCCTGCTGGCTCCGGCGGTGGCCCAGCAGAGCCAGAAGGTGCTGCGCATCGGCGCCATCCCCGACCAGAAACCCGAGATGCTCAACCGGCTTTACCCGCTGGTGGCCAATGAACTCAGCCGTCAGCTGGGGGTGAAGGTGGTCTACGTGCCGGTCGTGGATTACGCCGCTGCCGTCACCGCGTTCCGCACCGGTGGCCTGGATCTGGTGTGGTTCGGCAGTCTCACCGGGGTGCAGGCGCGCCTGCAGAAGCCCGGCGCCCTGGTGATCGCCCAGCGCGACATCGACGCGTCGTTCCAGAGCGTCTTCATCGCCAACAGGAGCAGCGGCCTCAAGCCGATCAGCAACGTCAAGGGGCTGGCGGAGCTGAAGGGCAAGCGCTTCACCTTCGGCTCGGAGAGCTCCACCTCCGGCCGCCTGATGCCCCAGTTCTATCTGAATCAGGCCGGGGTCAAGCTGAGCGATTTCGCCGGCGGAGCCCCCGGCTTCAGCAGCAGCCATGACGCCACGATCGCCCTGGTGCAGAGCGGCGCCTACCAGGCCGGTGCTGTCAGCGAAGAGGTCTGGCGCAGCAGCCTCAGCGAGGGCAAGGTCAACCGCGCCAAGGTGGTGCCGATCTGGAAGACCCCCGGCTATCCCAACTACCACTGGATCGCCCAGCCCGATCTCGACAAGCGCTTCGGCAAGGGCTTCACCGCCAAGATGAGGACGGCGATCCTCAGCTGGCGCCCCACCAACCCCAGGCAGAAGGAGGTGCTGGCGTTGTTCGGCGCCCAGCGGTTCATCCCCGCCAGTGCGGCGGCCTACAGCCCCATCGAGAAGGTGGGCCGCCAGATCGGCAAGATCCGCTGA
- the mnmH gene encoding tRNA 2-selenouridine(34) synthase MnmH — MAPSLPIDAFLAAGGALLDVRTPAEFRQGHIPGAANLPLFSDAERAEVGTLYKRQGRQAAVLRGLALVGPRMEALAAELVAWSDRSAGAPLRLHCWRGGMRSASVAWLAQQLELPVLLLEGGYKSYRRWVLELFERPWPVRLLGGRTGSGKTELLLALQGLGAAVVDLEGLANHRGSSFGGLGLPEQPSSEHYENQLAAALAPLAGAEQIWLEAESAMVGRCRIPAGLWHQMKAAPVLAVERPLAERVAHLVEIYGAQDPLALAEATRRIAKRLGPQRTALALEAIERADWATACEQMLDYYDRCYDHDLDGHAITPVDLGGLAAPEAAADLIRRGLVTRRQPPAG; from the coding sequence ATGGCACCCAGCCTTCCCATCGATGCGTTCCTGGCGGCTGGTGGCGCGCTGCTCGATGTGCGCACGCCGGCCGAATTCCGCCAGGGCCACATCCCCGGGGCCGCCAATCTGCCCCTGTTCAGTGACGCGGAACGGGCCGAGGTGGGCACCCTCTACAAGCGGCAGGGCCGCCAGGCCGCCGTGCTCAGGGGCCTGGCCCTGGTGGGGCCGCGGATGGAGGCCCTGGCCGCCGAACTGGTGGCCTGGAGCGACCGCTCGGCCGGGGCGCCCCTGCGGCTGCACTGCTGGCGCGGCGGCATGCGCTCGGCCAGTGTCGCCTGGCTGGCCCAGCAGCTGGAGCTGCCGGTGCTGCTGCTGGAGGGGGGCTACAAGAGCTACCGGCGCTGGGTGCTGGAGCTGTTCGAGCGGCCCTGGCCCGTGCGGCTGCTGGGGGGCCGCACCGGCAGCGGCAAGACCGAACTGCTGCTGGCCCTGCAGGGGCTGGGGGCGGCGGTGGTGGATCTGGAGGGCCTGGCCAACCACCGCGGCAGCAGCTTCGGCGGGCTCGGGCTGCCGGAGCAGCCCAGCAGCGAGCACTACGAGAACCAGCTGGCCGCGGCCCTGGCCCCCCTGGCCGGCGCCGAGCAGATCTGGCTGGAGGCCGAGAGCGCCATGGTGGGCCGCTGCCGCATTCCCGCGGGCCTGTGGCACCAGATGAAAGCCGCGCCGGTGCTGGCGGTGGAGCGGCCCCTGGCAGAGCGGGTGGCCCACCTGGTGGAGATCTACGGCGCCCAGGATCCGCTCGCCCTGGCGGAGGCCACCCGGCGGATCGCCAAGCGGCTGGGGCCCCAGCGCACCGCCCTGGCCCTCGAGGCGATCGAGCGCGCTGACTGGGCCACCGCCTGCGAGCAGATGCTCGATTACTACGACCGCTGCTACGACCACGACCTGGACGGCCATGCGATCACCCCCGTGGATCTGGGGGGCCTGGCGGCACCGGAGGCCGCCGCGGATCTCATCCGCCGGGGGCTGGTGACGCGGCGGCAGCCCCCGGCCGGCTGA
- the selD gene encoding selenide, water dikinase SelD, with protein MTAAPERHQLLLAGGGHSHVLVLRRWLMRPRTRPPHTRLCLVSRHGTALYTGLLPAVVAGLEPLEAAAIDLRRLCTLAGVTFVQAEITGLDPAARELQLAGRPTLRFDRLSLDLGAVTATSGWSAGEAMAVKPLEPFLAWAERRRAGEPLVIRGGGAAAVELALAFRAQGLACQLLLRGETLHLGSAAANRAGERLLAQAAIPIQRRAPAEARADLACTGSRAPAWLAAAGLPVDPESGRVLTESSLAVIGHPALFASGDCGLIAADPRPPSGVWAVRSAPVLAENLRRSLAEPARPLRPWRPQARALQMLGDGGWQAGAPRALAFYGPVALGPSAWIWHWKQRIDRAFMARFAALRPMAAAAMACRGCAAKLGPAPLASALARLDPGGPRRPVEDAPVVGTAADGDLLLQSVDGFPALVADPWLNGRLTTLHACSDLWASGAAVDSAQALVTVPEAAAAIQEELLLQTLAGVRSVLDPLGAALLGGHTLEGRDGAGLALALTVNGRVAPAAHWGKGPLRPGEALLLSRPLGSGVLFAAAMAGAAAPAWMETLLGALQRSQAPLVPLLAAHGCRACTDITGFGLLGHLGEMLDASGPGVAVELEAAAISAYPGALELLERGFASTLAPANAAALALLEGPVRLMGAVVGGLAGLLIDPQTCGPLLAALPAAEAPAALAALRAAGFEAAAVVGRVVSRPGAAAASPAPGG; from the coding sequence ATGACGGCCGCCCCCGAGCGCCACCAGCTGCTCCTGGCGGGGGGCGGCCACAGCCACGTGCTGGTGCTGCGGCGCTGGCTGATGCGCCCCCGCACCCGGCCGCCGCACACGCGCCTCTGCCTGGTGAGCCGCCACGGCACGGCCCTCTATACGGGTCTGCTGCCCGCCGTGGTGGCGGGGCTGGAGCCCCTGGAGGCCGCCGCCATCGACCTGCGGCGCCTCTGCACCCTGGCGGGCGTGACGTTCGTGCAGGCGGAGATCACCGGGCTCGACCCGGCGGCCCGGGAGCTGCAGCTGGCGGGCCGTCCGACCCTGCGCTTCGACCGGCTCAGCCTCGATCTGGGCGCCGTGACCGCCACCTCGGGATGGTCGGCGGGGGAGGCGATGGCCGTCAAGCCGCTGGAGCCCTTCCTGGCCTGGGCGGAGCGGCGCCGTGCCGGCGAGCCCCTGGTGATCCGCGGGGGCGGGGCCGCCGCCGTGGAGCTGGCCCTGGCCTTCCGGGCCCAGGGGTTGGCCTGCCAGCTGCTGCTGCGGGGCGAGACCCTGCACCTGGGCTCGGCAGCGGCGAACCGGGCCGGGGAACGGCTGCTGGCCCAGGCCGCCATTCCGATCCAGCGGCGGGCGCCGGCGGAGGCCCGGGCCGATCTGGCCTGCACCGGCAGCCGTGCCCCCGCCTGGCTGGCGGCCGCCGGCCTGCCGGTGGACCCCGAAAGCGGCCGGGTGCTGACCGAATCCAGCCTGGCGGTGATCGGCCACCCGGCCCTGTTCGCCAGCGGCGACTGCGGCCTGATCGCCGCCGATCCCCGGCCCCCCTCGGGGGTGTGGGCGGTGCGCTCGGCGCCGGTGCTGGCGGAGAACCTGCGCCGCAGCCTGGCCGAGCCCGCCCGGCCGCTGCGGCCCTGGCGGCCCCAGGCGCGGGCCCTGCAGATGCTGGGCGATGGCGGCTGGCAGGCCGGTGCTCCCCGGGCCCTGGCGTTCTACGGGCCCGTGGCCCTGGGGCCATCGGCGTGGATCTGGCACTGGAAGCAGCGCATCGACCGGGCCTTCATGGCCCGCTTCGCCGCGCTCCGGCCGATGGCGGCGGCCGCCATGGCCTGCCGCGGCTGCGCCGCCAAGCTGGGGCCCGCTCCCCTGGCCTCCGCCCTGGCCCGGCTCGACCCCGGCGGACCGCGCCGGCCGGTGGAGGACGCGCCCGTGGTGGGCACCGCCGCCGACGGCGACCTGCTGCTGCAGAGCGTCGATGGCTTTCCGGCCCTGGTGGCCGACCCCTGGCTGAACGGGCGGCTCACCACCCTGCATGCCTGCAGCGACCTCTGGGCCAGCGGCGCCGCCGTGGACAGCGCCCAGGCCCTGGTGACGGTGCCCGAGGCGGCCGCCGCGATCCAGGAGGAGCTGCTGCTGCAGACCCTGGCCGGGGTGCGCTCGGTGCTCGATCCCCTCGGGGCCGCCCTGCTCGGCGGCCACACCCTGGAGGGCCGCGACGGGGCCGGGCTGGCCCTGGCCCTGACCGTGAACGGCCGGGTGGCGCCGGCGGCCCACTGGGGCAAGGGACCGCTGCGGCCCGGCGAGGCCCTGCTGCTCAGCCGGCCCCTGGGCAGCGGCGTGCTGTTCGCCGCCGCCATGGCCGGCGCCGCCGCACCCGCCTGGATGGAGACGCTGCTGGGGGCCCTGCAGCGCAGCCAGGCGCCCCTGGTGCCGCTGCTGGCCGCCCACGGCTGCCGCGCCTGCACCGACATCACCGGCTTCGGCCTGCTGGGCCATCTCGGGGAGATGCTGGACGCCAGCGGCCCGGGGGTGGCGGTGGAGCTCGAGGCTGCCGCCATTTCCGCCTATCCCGGTGCCCTGGAGCTGCTGGAGCGGGGCTTCGCCAGCACCCTGGCCCCCGCCAACGCCGCCGCCCTGGCCCTGCTGGAGGGGCCCGTGCGGCTGATGGGGGCGGTGGTCGGCGGGCTGGCGGGGCTGCTGATCGATCCCCAGACCTGCGGACCGCTGCTGGCGGCCCTGCCGGCGGCCGAGGCACCCGCGGCCCTGGCGGCCCTCCGCGCCGCCGGCTTCGAGGCGGCGGCGGTGGTCGGGCGGGTGGTCAGCCGGCCGGGGGCTGCCGCCGCGTCACCAGCCCCCGGCGGATGA